The following are encoded in a window of Candidatus Neomarinimicrobiota bacterium genomic DNA:
- a CDS encoding FAD-binding protein has protein sequence MNRKYDYVIIGSGFGGSVSALRLAEKGYQVAVIEQGKRYRPKDFPKRNWNLRKYLWFPKMGLYG, from the coding sequence ATGAACAGAAAGTACGACTACGTAATAATCGGCTCCGGATTCGGTGGTTCCGTATCAGCCTTAAGATTGGCTGAAAAGGGTTATCAGGTGGCAGTTATTGAACAGGGTAAGCGCTATCGACCCAAGGATTTCCCTAAACGTAACTGGAATCTTCGAAAATATCTCTGGTTTCCGAAAATGGGGCTCTACGG